The genome window TTAAACGTATTTCCTATACCTCAGTTGTCTTTAGGATTTCCCAGGCTGATTTCTTTGATGAATTTCTTCCCTAACCCTATGCGACAGATTGAGTTTAAACCGGATTATCACTTTTCCTCTGCTTAAAGTGACAGAAGAGCGCTAAAGTTGAATCTTTGGGTTTATCATTAGCAGCAGAAACCAGCCAACCAAATTTAAATAGCCCTATCCAGCAATCTGTTTCTTGGAAACGTTTAGAACTATTAGGCGTAACTCATGCTTATCGTGGTGAGAAAGATAACACTTTTATACTTGGCGCTATCAACCTAACTTTTTATCCAGGGGAAATCATATTTATAGTTGGGGGTAACGGTAGCGGCAAATCTACCTTAGTTAAATTAATTACTGGTTTATACATTCCTGAAACCGGAGAAATTAAATTTGACAACGTAGCTATTACTGAACAACAGCGCGAGTGGTATCGCCAGCAATTTTCCGTCGTCTTTTCTGACTTTTATCTATTTGAAAACCTCTTAGGTTTGGATAATATTAATCTTGACACTACAACCCAGGAATACTTAATTAAACTCCAACTTGACCACAAAGTTGAAGTTAAGAACGGTATGCTTTCCACCACAGCATTATCTCAAGGACAGCGCAAACGTCTAGCTTTACTGACTGCATATTTAGAAAACCGCCCGATCTACATTTTTGATGAGTGGGCATCAGATCAAGACCCAATATTTAAAGAAATTTTTTATACTCAGCTTTTGCCAGAACTACGAGACCAAGGTAAGACTGTAATAGTTGTCAGCCACGATGACAGATATTTTCACTTAGCAGACCGTGTAGTTAAGCTAGATTATGGGCAGGTTCAATAAGATATTACGCGATCATAAAGGAAATAAAGTGAAGTAAAAATTACTCAGTCCTAAAATAAATTTTGGCTTTACAAAATTTAAATCTAGCTAAAGTGGTAGGCAACCTGACAGATGTTTATTAATAACTTATATGACATCATCTTATCAATCAACAACAGCCATGTTTGATTGTTTAGTGGCAATTACAGATTATTGAGGATAATAAAAATATGACTAACTATGAGTTTCATGATGAATTAAGTTTGGCTGAAACCGCAGAAAAATTGGGAAAAGAAGCAATGAAGTTAGGGCTGATACCTAGTTTTGTTGTTCGTTTTTTTCCTGATAGCAGCCAATTCTATATTCCCAATGAAAAGGAATCTGAACCACTAACGCCAGAAGAAGCCTATTTACAATTAAAAAGATTAGTGGAAAAATCGGCGAAATAGAAAATCATTAAAAATCAAGATCAATTGTAAAGCATGAAAAATGACTAGCTACCCCACAAATAATAATCCCCAAATATCTAATTATTTAAACCTTAAATCAGAAATTATCTCAAAAACAACAACCTATGAAGCAGCGTTACTGCTAAAAAATGAAAATTGTGGCTCAAAATTCATGCTTCACTCTACTCCTACTGAGAAAATATGTTTATTTTTTCATGGGTTTACTGCCAGTCCAGAACAGTTTCTACAAATAGGGGAAGCATTTTTCAAAGCAGGCTATAACGTTATAATTCCTTTGTTACCAGGACATGGAATGGCTGGAAATTGGGATAAAAATAATCCGCCACCCTTACCTGAAGATAAAAAAGTTTATCAAGAATTTGGAATTCAATGGTTACAAATTGCTCAAGGTTTAGGAGAAAAAGTAATATTAGGAGGATTATCAGGTGGTAGCACATTAGCAGCTTGGTTAGCAATAGAGCGTGCTGTGCAAATTCATAAAAATTTAATATTTGCTCCCTACCTCAGTGGTAGTAATCCTTTAGTTGATTTAGTTGTAGAAAGTTTTGATATCTACTTTAAGTGGAAAACTGCGCCTGGATGCGTAAGTTTTGGCTATGAGGGTTTTATCATGCCAGCTTTGCGAGTATTTTTAGATATGGGAGAAGATATTTTAGAGCAAGCAAAAATTCGCTACTCTGCACCGATGTTTATTATATCTAGTGAAAGCGATCGCGCAGTTGGTAAGCATGAGCATCAAGAATTATTTCATGCCGTTATTCACCATCAACCTAAGTCATGGTATCACTGCTTTGAGCGAGAGTTAGATATTGAGCACAATATGATGACTGAAGCAGAAGGGAACAAACACGCAGATTTAGTAATTTCCCTAGCTAAAGCATATATCGAAAGCGATCTAACTTGGATTGAGTTTCAACAAATGTGCGGTCGCATAGAACAAGGATATCTCAACACAGTAGTCAATCAACTAAATCTTAATAATCGAGTTTCTCCTGAACTACTGCAAATATGTAGTCATTTTTCTATGCTACGCGATCGCTCTTCGTAAAAGCAATTAGATTTAAGTTTCAGAAAATCTTGGTTTTTATTAACATTTATTTTATTAAAAAAATCAAAACCTTACTAAAGCTAACGACTTTTGCATAAATGACTTGCTTTTAACGCCGACTATAGTAGAAACGCTGGCGACAACTGTAGTGGTGGCAATAGTAAGGATACAGCCCCAATAATGACAATGACTTATCTATAAAACCTACTCGTTTTGTACGCCCAACTTCTGTATGGTTACATTTTGGACATTTTACGCTGTTGGGAGATTTTCCCCGATCAATTGATTTCTCTAAAAGCATGAGTTTCTTCTTTCAACATTACTGATATTTTCAGAGTTTAATTAACCTACTTGGATAGACTGCTCAAAACCGGAAAATTTTCTAAAAATATTACAAGTTTCTGAGCAAGCTTTTTGCTTAATTAACCAAAAAACATCATAGTTTTAATATTTTAACAGTAAATCTTACTTGAGATAGATAAATGATGCGTTTTTTGAGTAATTACTGCTTTAGGATTGGCTTCTATAACCCGTCTGGGATCAATGGGTAGGTTGAAAGAATTTAGGTAATCTGTTGTGATAAAGGAATTGACTTGATTTTGGTACTGGTATATAAGGGACTATACTTTCAATAAAAGTTTATATTTCATAATTTATTTTTCTACGCTGACTCATAAATAATGAAACTAATGTTGTTTAAATTACATAATTACTATCCGTATATGTATATCTTTAGTATGATGAAAAATGATTGA of Oculatellaceae cyanobacterium contains these proteins:
- a CDS encoding ATP-binding cassette domain-containing protein — its product is MGLSLAAETSQPNLNSPIQQSVSWKRLELLGVTHAYRGEKDNTFILGAINLTFYPGEIIFIVGGNGSGKSTLVKLITGLYIPETGEIKFDNVAITEQQREWYRQQFSVVFSDFYLFENLLGLDNINLDTTTQEYLIKLQLDHKVEVKNGMLSTTALSQGQRKRLALLTAYLENRPIYIFDEWASDQDPIFKEIFYTQLLPELRDQGKTVIVVSHDDRYFHLADRVVKLDYGQVQ
- a CDS encoding alpha/beta fold hydrolase, whose product is MTSYPTNNNPQISNYLNLKSEIISKTTTYEAALLLKNENCGSKFMLHSTPTEKICLFFHGFTASPEQFLQIGEAFFKAGYNVIIPLLPGHGMAGNWDKNNPPPLPEDKKVYQEFGIQWLQIAQGLGEKVILGGLSGGSTLAAWLAIERAVQIHKNLIFAPYLSGSNPLVDLVVESFDIYFKWKTAPGCVSFGYEGFIMPALRVFLDMGEDILEQAKIRYSAPMFIISSESDRAVGKHEHQELFHAVIHHQPKSWYHCFERELDIEHNMMTEAEGNKHADLVISLAKAYIESDLTWIEFQQMCGRIEQGYLNTVVNQLNLNNRVSPELLQICSHFSMLRDRSS